Part of the Engraulis encrasicolus isolate BLACKSEA-1 chromosome 23, IST_EnEncr_1.0, whole genome shotgun sequence genome is shown below.
tggctggctgaatcTGATACTGAAGAGTATTCAGGGCTTACCTTTGTACTTATACAAACCCTATAAATACCTCGTAAATCTAATGAATCTTGTGAATGTATAATCTCCTCCATATGGCCTAccttaaatgtacactgtgtgagatttctagctgtttatttccagaattcatgctacccattcactaatgttatacctttttcatgaatatttaccaccaccatcaaattctaagtattcattatgactggaaacacagcacttttcatgcatgaaaagggggatcttctccatggtgcgccattttgaatttccagaaatagactttttttagctgcaaaaaagactgtacttgggctatactagaaaatgttagcttattattttgtttacttccatgaaaagatcaaacttggcaataggcTACCCAGTTTTAACAAGCAGCATAGTTGAAGTAGCCTATcctttttttggccatttcctgcacagtgtacctttaagcacaaataaataacaaatatCTACGTAAATGTTATCAATACCAGCTGCTGAACCAGACTTGGTTGGATACATATGATTAAAAAATGCTTACTTTCGTTCTCGTAggcactctcctctctctgtaggctgggggtggggggcagtgggCGCGTTGGGGGCCCCGTGGGGTCGAGCTTGGTGGACAGGGGCCGCGTAGGGGGGCCCGTGTGGATGGTGGGGGCCACTCTTGCCTTGGGGACCATCTTGGGCTTTGGGGCAACTGGTGGGACCAGCACTGCAGCAGGCCAGGAGAAAGACAACACCCAcaggttacagtagcctacatactgtacattcaaggcttgacattacattacaggttACTGGGTCGGGTGCCGGTGACCTGTGCTACTAGTCAGTGTGTTAAGGGGATTTGAGAGACAGGACTAGCCGCGACGCCGCTTCGCTACGGCCCTGGGATCATAGGTGAGTTACGTTCCTCTTGACACTCCATCCAAACATTAGTTCATACATTCTTACTGACACGCTAATGCACACATAGCGTTAGGTGTTAGATAGGGGGTCTAACTACCTAATAGTACACTGACATAAGCGTTAAAAGTCGGTTGCCATTTAGCCTGTCTACTAGCCCCAGTTTTGtggtcaggtttttttttagataaaaagaaaaaagtcagcttcaatcagtatttttctgctcccacttatttttcattttttcgtGACGTTTTGGGAGAAAACCCTTCTTTAGACGTGAAAACTATAACACACATTCCATACAATTTTCGGATAATCACATAACCCTCATTGCAGGTGTAAACTGTGTTATAGTTATGATACGTCCTCTATAAGCTAGAATGGTGTCTTTAATATCTTCCCAATGCACATGTCATGACTTAaatggtgttaaaacatgatgctaaGTCTGGGCACATACCTTAACTCCATtcgtgccttgcattgagaaatcctgtgctagttagccgatgctaacattggGCTTTTGCTGTGCTTCACCAGGGCATGAAGTACAGGTAGGCTAGCTTCCGCTGCatttctcaatgcaaggcacgaATGGAGTTAAGGTATGTGCCCAGACTTAGCCCTCAGCATAATGTTTTAACACGAATTAAGCCATTTTGCACCGGATGACTCCTGTAATATCTTACCAATGCGAGTGTCATAAGCACGGGGCGTGAATGGCTTAAGCTGATTGGTCGTTTCCTTCATGAAGTATTCCACCACAGCCTTCAAGCTGGAGACAGTCACCTGTAGACGCATTCAACATGGACAGGTAGAATTAcaatacactacatttagcaggtttagcaataggcctatatatatacccTACAACAATATATTGTATATAGATATGCAATATAGTATGCACGACATATTAGAATATGAATACCAATATGTAATGCATATGTCGATAAACATAGTATGCACAAAATATTAGAATATGAATACCAATATGTAATGAATTTGTAATTAGTTCCTTTGTTTATTCCAGTCCGTTCATTCCATTTATTAGTGTTAGTGTATTTTTTGAGAACGAAAATTGTCTTGGAAGAGAATAGTCTTCACAAGCCTCTTGAAGTTTGAAATAGAAGTCATAGCATAGTCGTCTCTAGCTTGTTCCGCTATTGACATACAACACatcctaaatgtacagtataaatgTAAGGGGAACAAACAAGTAACAGCTGGTAAAAAAAGAAATGGGATGTGgacggagggtggaaagggtaggcctacttcactgcactcaaacaaggtacacagtacacagaatGGGTAATGGCACAAACAGCTGATGTCTCCCAAGAGCTTCTACAGGGTGGCTTTGACAAACTTACTGGACTGTCCAGTTGAATGGTGAACTGCTGGTCAGAAGTGGTGATGATCTTGTAGTTCTTAATAACTGGACCACTGgaaacacacataaataaataacattgaGAACTTTAATACAACTTCAAACATTACATTCAAACCACTTTGGCATAGGCAGTTGTAAATGAAGCTCAATAACAATGACATTTAATGTTTTATGTTATAAgcgattactttttttttttaggaaaatagTTCAAATCCAgattattttctttaaaaatgcTTGGGGTGAGCAACTGAATCAATATGTTTGTTTAGAGAAACGCTGCACTCTTGACTTTGATCTTGGGGATTAATGCAATGATAAGAAGCAGGTGTTGTGTGTACCTATTTGGTACCTGGGGATTAATGCAATAATAAGAAGCAGGTGTTGTGTGTACCTAGTTGGTACCTGGGGATTAATGCAATAATAAGAAGCAGGTGTTGTGTGTACCTAGTTGGTACCTGGGGATTAATGCAATAATAAGAAGCAGGTGTTGTGTGTACCTAGTTGGTACCTGGGGGTTATTGCAATAATAATAGGCAGGTGTTTTGTGTACCTGGGGATTAATGCAATAATAACAAGCAGGTGTTGTGTGTACCTATTTGGGGATTAATGCAATGATAAGAAGCAGGTGTTGTGTGTACCTGGGGAAGTCCTGTCTGGTGGTGGCTGAGTAATTCTTCTTGTCCGTGGCCGGCCTGAGGATGATGCTGCCGCTCTCTGGGTTCTTTAGAAGCTGGCTCTCCGCCTCCTCACGAGACACCTCCAAAAAACACCTACATAGACATAGTGATGAGACATATCATGATACATGGTCCATAGTACATGTTGTAGGAACATACAGTAGACATGACACAAATGATGATGCTGCCGCTCTCTGGGTTCTTTACAAGCTGGCTCTCCGCCTCCTCACGAGACACCTCCAAATAATACCTTAACACATAGTGATGAGACACATGatgatgtactgtacatagacaGGACACAAATGGAGATGCTGCCGTGTTCTGGGTTCTTTGCGTAAAAGCTGGCTATCAATCGACTTACGAGACACTTTCAAATACAGCGTAACACCCACATACCTAGACACAGAGATTAGACACGTGACCTCACAACACCAGcaaacagggccgtaaccagacattttcaaatacagaggtcaaaatgCTGCGTGCTGTACTACATATTGTACATTTAGATTGTTTCGAATACGTCAGTCAAACTCTTGAGTTTTTCTCAATAATCGCTGTATTGAGGATAAATGggacagactgaatttatcattgttgatcatatatcgatttttatCTTACACATTTTAcactactgaaaaaaatacagaggacatgacctctgtgtcctcaatggtagttacggccatgccagCAAAGACTATGGTAATCTTAAATTAGGTTTCAATGGAGTTCATTAAACTGATATACATTGCATTATCCCAATATCattcattacattgcaatgcaagtATACAATATGAAAACAACCACTTGTctacacagcacaagcacaaacacacatagcacGAATACAAACACAtggcacaagcacaaacacacatactagcAGAAGCACTAACACAtagcacaaatacaaacacataggcctatagcacGAATGCAAACACATATAGCACAAGCACAACAAACAAGAAGAAAACAAATAAGAAAAATCAACTTGAACTGACGTTGGCAGGATGGAGAGGCTGTCGTCATACTCCTGGTCAGTGTCGGTGTCTGTGCTGTCGGGGGCGTCTGATGAGGTGGTGTGTAGGAGCAGCACTCTCCTCTGCTGCTCCTGTTCCAGCAGGActctcctctgctgctcctcGGTCTTCACGTTCTCCAGCATCATGAACTGACCCGGCAACAACTGCAGGTCCCGCGGCACATCCAGCTGCAACggatagagagtagagtagagttagagTTAGATTAGAGTTAGAGATATAGGAGGGTAGAGTGGaggagattagagtagagtagagcagagtagagtagagatatagtaggagtagagtagagtaaagttagagtagagtagagtagagtagagtagagtagatagac
Proteins encoded:
- the LOC134439979 gene encoding signal-transducing adaptor protein 1-like; protein product: MQQGTLGRGQQEGIASSPPGHGAGTGLGMAAPSRMIFKRRANATALPLHYSGHIQKKYTGEGGFRTYFGELRGSSLFFYSDEKQENYTERLELHDLNSMVPVASYSPRAAPIYTLSFPYEEVQLKIDNPDTGELWRGFILTVAKLDVPRDLQLLPGQFMMLENVKTEEQQRRVLLEQEQQRRVLLLHTTSSDAPDSTDTDTDQEYDDSLSILPTCFLEVSREEAESQLLKNPESGSIILRPATDKKNYSATTRQDFPSGPVIKNYKIITTSDQQFTIQLDSPVTVSSLKAVVEYFMKETTNQLKPFTPRAYDTRIACQ